The following nucleotide sequence is from Synergistaceae bacterium.
ACTTCCGACGCAGTGGTCCAAAACCAAGTTATCTTCGTTGGTGTAGGCGCGGATCAACCACTCGAAAAGCGCCAAAGGCTTTTCTGTCGGATGCCCATGATGTTCACTGTTCGAAAAATGTAACACGCTGCGCGGGTGACGGGTGCCTTTGTTGTCACGCTTAACGGTCGCGCGGTTTTGGTATATCTCCGTTTTTTTGCCACTTGCTTGTTT
It contains:
- a CDS encoding site-specific DNA-methyltransferase; translated protein: KQASGKKTEIYQNRATVKRDNKGTRHPRSVLHFSNSEHHGHPTEKPLALFEWLIRAYTNEDNLVLDHCVGSGTTAVAAERLGRRWLAVEKELEYCAIAKRRLEGNG